The Magnolia sinica isolate HGM2019 chromosome 9, MsV1, whole genome shotgun sequence genome contains a region encoding:
- the LOC131255040 gene encoding uncharacterized protein At2g29880-like encodes MDQVMIDVFLEQVALGRKGDNGFKREAYQIAADAVTKYTNVVLKWQNVSNRLRYYKREYTTVKDTPSVSGFGWDNEWMVVTAPDEVWEEYIKSHPRAEKLCGKRIERMDDLATIVGSDQASGHFVQGSRTIAASASSCRLQQELNDTWRELDDDLDDTIDLSDDFVTDSARTIPFSPDSPSIGQHDSRSTPTHTSNSNATQSGSAGRKRSRPARPCEVLGASLQTVADSMLKFGLGKLVNRTSKVLDILEEVQGLTNSEFFEVGQLLSKDKDLASFFVSLRPERRIDWLKKTLPDHFGDRGVRSI; translated from the exons ATGGATCAGGTTATGATCGACGTATTTTTGGAACAAGTGGCATTGGGACGCAAAGGCGATAATGGTTTCAAACGTGAGGCGTACCAAATTGCCGCCGACGCTGTTACAAAGTATACCAATGTAGTCCTCAAGTGGCAGAATGTCTCTAACCGACTAAGGTATTACAAGAGGGAGTACACTACAGTGAAGGATACGCCGTCGGTGAGCGGGTTCGGATGGGACAACGAGTGGATGGTGGTGACGGCTCCTGATGAAGTCTGGGAGGAATATATCAag TCTCACCCCCGTGCGGAGAAACTCTGCGGTAAACGGATTGAGAGAATGGATGATCTTGCAACTATCGTCGGTTCCGACCAGGCATCGGGACATTTTGTCCAAGGCAGTAGGACTATAGCCGCATCAGCATCATCATGTCGTCTTCAACAAGAACTCAATGATACATGGAGAGAGCTGGATGATGACCTTGACGATACAATTGACTTATCGGATGATTTTGTCACAGACTCTGCAAGGACCATCCCATTTTCACCAGACAGTCCTTCAATTGGACAACACGACTCACGTAGCACTCCCACTCACACGTCTAATTCCAATGCCACTCAAAGTGGGAGCGCAGGCAGGAAACGATCGCGCCCTGCTCGTCCTTGTGAAGTACTTGGGGCCTCTCTACAGACCGTTGCCGACTCAATGCTTAAATTTGGCCTCGGCAAGTTAGTGAATCGCACTTCTAAAGTACTTGATATACTAGAAGAGGTCCAGGGCCTGACCAACTCAGAGTTCTTTGAGGTTGGTCAACTCTTGAGTAAGGACAAGGATCTGGCATCGTTTTTTGTGAGTCTGCGacctgagcgtcgcattgactgGTTGAAGAAAACACTTCCTGACCACTTTGGTGATCGAGGTGTCAGATCCATCTGA
- the LOC131255041 gene encoding uncharacterized protein LOC131255041 — protein MKSEESGEDTDSVMVARAMMACVAAVGEYCHEYMFKQPSRHGEDKRAKFINSIIKASDRDCVTQLRMNRATFFDLCTQLHEKAVLRDTRRVSHEEHSIMFLRTLGHSVRNRVIGHRFIRSGETVSRHFHSVLDAIVSLYPIFIKQAGPATPSEIQTNTNWAAYFQEGSASDARVLHNALSRSDDPLLVPYRKYYIVDAGYAHSPGFMAPYQGVRYHLQEYRTGRAPANMKELFNYRYAQLLNAIERCFGVMKGRFPILKTAMQYEFHTQIQIVIACCRMLDKMSSDPSTPTHSPA, from the exons ATGAAGAGTGAAGAATCGGGAGAAGATACAGATAGTGTCATGGTTGCAAGGGCGATGATGGCTTGTGTGGCGGCTGTCGGAGAATATTGTCATGAATACATGTTCAAACAGCCCTCTCGTCATGGAGAGGATAAGCGTGCCAAGTTCATCAACTCTATCATTAAGGCCAGTGATCGGGATTGTGTCACACAACTTAGGATGAATCGAGCGACGTTCTTCGATCTATGTACCCAGTTACATGAGAAGGCCGTGTTGCGTGATACTCGGCGTGTGAGTCATGAAGAACATTCAATAATGTTCCTACGCACATTGGGGCACAGTGTTCGGAATCGCGTAATTGGTCATAGATTCATTCGATCGGGTGAAACTGTGAGTCGCCACTTTCATAGTGTATTAGATGCAATTGTGTCACTGTACCCAATTTTCATAAAACAGGCTGGACCAGCGACTCCATCGGAGATTCAGACAAACACAAATTGGGCTGCTTATTTTCAG GAGGGTTCTGCTTCGGATGCGAGGGTCTTACACAACGCACTGAGTCGATCAGATGATCCCTTGCTTGTCCCATATA gaaaatattacattgtcgatgccggttatgcACATTCACCCGGTTTTATGGCTCCATACCAGGGCGTTCGATATCACTTACAGGAGTATCGAACCGGGAGAGCACCTGCCAACATGAAGGAGCTGTTTAATTATCGGTATGCACAGTTGCTCAATGCAATTGAGCGTTGTTTTGGTGTTATGAAAGGTAGATTCCCCATCCTGAAGACCGCCATGCAGTATGAATTCCACACACAGATTCAAATTGTGATAGCCTGCT GTCGTATGCTAGATAAGATGTCTAGTGATCCATCGACACCAACACATTCACCGGCCTAG